The DNA region TGTGGAACATATGCCGGAAGATCACCAGAAATACCTGGAATGGAACGGTGACCGTTTCCGTCAATGGGCTGAGCGGATTGGAACTAATACGTACAAGGTCGTGGATGCAATACTTACCTCAAAGCATGTGGAACAACAGACTTACAAAAGTTGTATGGGGCTCCTAAAGCTGGCTGACAAATATTCAGTCGGGCGTCTGGAGTCAGCCTGTGAAAAGGCTTTAAGCTATACCGCATCACCCAGTTACAAGAGTATCAAAAATATACTCACAACTGGTCAGGACAAGTCTTTTTCAGTAACATCTAAAGAAGAAACCACACACAAGAACAGCTACGGCATTACAAGAGGTGCCGGCTATTATGGGAGGTACGATTGATAAATTAATCGAAATGCGTCTTACCGCAATGGCAGATGCATTCCGCATCCAACTTAACGATCCAAAAATGAAAGAAGTGCCTTTCGAAGACCGTTTTGGAATGCTGACGGATATCGAATACAGCAGCCGTAAGAATAATCGTC from Oxobacter pfennigii includes:
- a CDS encoding Mu transposase domain-containing protein, which produces DGMLYSVPYEYIKRKVDVRITDKTIEVFYNHNRIASHRRLYGRKGQYSTIVEHMPEDHQKYLEWNGDRFRQWAERIGTNTYKVVDAILTSKHVEQQTYKSCMGLLKLADKYSVGRLESACEKALSYTASPSYKSIKNILTTGQDKSFSVTSKEETTHKNSYGITRGAGYYGRYD